From one Lycium ferocissimum isolate CSIRO_LF1 chromosome 7, AGI_CSIRO_Lferr_CH_V1, whole genome shotgun sequence genomic stretch:
- the LOC132064723 gene encoding (R)-linalool synthase TPS5, chloroplastic-like → MEATRLFNNVGLLPIATSPTPVTLFSSFSQGQPSLVVSKACLSTGGMKLAEPNPIIRRSGNYKPTMWDFEYIQSVNNDYTGEKYMKRFNELKKEMKNMMVEGSQELEKLELIDNLQRLGMSYHFKDEIMQILRRIHRNAATGDSLYDTALKFRLLRQHGFDISQDIFNDFKDENDNFKQSICSDTKGLLQLYEATYLSTDTETTLKNATKFTVAHLKNYADNQYCATDDNNLMVELVLHALELPRHWTMPRLETGWYISIYERMSDANPLLLELAKLDFNIVQATHQEDLRILSRWWKNTCLAEKLPFSRDRLVENLFWAVGTTFEPQHSFYRRMITKVIVFIAIIDDIYDVYGTLEELEVFTDAIERWDTKVMEELPEYMKVCYLALFNIINEVAYEVLKEHGINVLPYLAKSWADLCKSYLREARWYYNGYKPTLKEYMDNAWISIAVPMVLVHALFLVSDSITKEAVESLNNYPDIIRWSATIFRFADDLGTSSDELKRGDVPKSIQCYMNEKGASEDEAREHIRILIKETWELMNTTQKENSLFSETFVGIAKNIARTAQCMYLNGDGHGIQNTDVKSSISKILFDPISIPNVSLIPK, encoded by the exons ATGGAGGCAACAAGGTTATTCAACAATGTAGGGTTGCTACCCATTGCCACCTCACCAACTCCAGttactcttttttcttcattcaGCCAAGGACAGCCATCACTAGTTGTATCAAAAGCCTGTCTCTCTACAGGCGGCATGAAATTAGCTGAACCAAATCCCATTATCCGACGTTCAGGAAATTACAAACCTACTATGTGGGATTTTGAATATATTCAGTCCGTTAACAATGATTACACg GGAGAGAAGTATATGAAGCGTTTTAACGAACTGAAGAAGGAAATGAAGAACATGATGGTTGAGGGATCACAAGAATTAGAAAAGTTGGAGCTGATTGATAATTTACAGAGGCTTGGTATGAGTTACCACTTCAAGGATGAAATCATGCAAATTTTGAGGAGAATTCACCGAAATGCAGCCACAGGAGATTCATTGTACGACACTGCTCTGAAATTTAGACTCTTGAGGCAACATGGTTTTGATATCTCCCAAG ATATATTCAATGATTTCAAGGATGAGAATGACAATTTCAAGCAGAGTATCTGTAGCGATACAAAAGGTTTATTACAATTATACGAAGCTACGTATCTCTCTACAGACACTGAAACCACTTTGAAAAATGCCACAAAATTCACAGTGGCACATCTAAAGAATTATGCTGATAATCAGTATTGTGCTACTGATGACAATAATCTAATGGTCGAATTAGTCCTCCATGCCTTGGAACTTCCAAGACATTGGACGATGCCAAGATTAGAGACAGGGTGGTATATTAGCATTTATGAGAGAATGTCTGATGCTAATCCTCTTTTGCTCGAGCTTGCTAAATTGGACTTCAATATTGTTCAAGCCACACACCAAGAAGATTTGAGAATTCTGTCAAG GTGGTGGAAGAATACATGTCTTGCAGAAAAGCTGCCATTTTCAAGGGATAGACTGGTGGAGAATTTGTTTTGGGCAGTGGGGACAACGTTTGAGCCTCAACACAGCTTCTATAGGAGAATGATAACAAAGGTCATTGTTTTTATTGCAATCATAGATGatatttatgatgtttatgGCACTCTTGAGGAGTTGGAAGTATTCACTGATGCCATTGAAAG ATGGGATACAAAAGTAATGGAGGAACTTCCAGAGTATATGAAAGTATGTTATCTGGCACTTTTCAATATTATCAATGAAGTTGCATATGAGGTTCTCAAGGAGCATGGGATCAACGTCCTGCCCTACCTTGCAAAATCA TGGGCAGATTTGTGCAAATCATACTTACGAGAAGCAAGATGGTACTACAATGGATACAAGCCAACTCTAAAAGAATACATGGATAATGCATGGATCTCAATTGCAGTTCCTATGGTATTAGTCCACGCATTGTTTCTTGTCAGCGATTCAATTACCAAAGAGGCAGTGGAATCCTTAAACAATTATCCTGACATAATTCGATGGTCTGCTACAATTTTTCGTTTCGCTGATGATTTGGGGACATCGTCG GATGAATTGAAAAGAGGTGATGTTCCCAAGTCAATTCAGTGTTACATGAACGAAAAGGGTGCTTCTGAAGATGAGGCAAGAGAACACATAAGAATTTTGATAAAGGAGACATGGGAATTGATGAACACAACTCAGAAGGAAAATTCCCTATTCTCCGAAACATTTGTTGGAATTGCAAAGAATATTGCAAGGACAGCGCAATGCATGTATTTGAATGGAGATGGCCATGGAATTCAAAATACTGACGTTAAAAGTAGCATCTCCAAAATACTTTTTGATCCCATCAGTATTCCTAATGTTTCATTGATTCCCAAGTAA